The nucleotide window TTATATCACCAAAAGCCAGACGTTGGCACCGgcggaaaataaaaacttttttcaaaTCTCCAAACACTCCCTGGGGCCAACGTCTGGCTGTTGGTGATATAACAGGGGAAGTTTTTCTTGTATGTAGAAGTGTTTTGAGATAGGGtaaaattttcattgaatCTCTTCGAATAACATTGGTATTTATGAGGATCCAATTCCTTTCCTAAATTAccgttttattattattatttgcaaTAGGGTAAAATTTTCATGGAATCTGGGTGGGTaaataagaatgaaaagacaaagaaaatgtGTTGTCCATATAAAAGGTGtgagatattttgaaatttatctgttTTGTCCTCACCCGCCTGCATGTTATCAACACTATCTTCTTTCTTGCAAACTGAAAGCTCACAAAAATACCAAACTGGAAgctcctcctccacctccaacCATTCATGTaagcttcttctctcttcattCACTGTCTGACTGTATCTTACattttttagtttagtttgtGCATCAATTACCATCCTTTCCTCTAATGGAAATTTCATTTGGTAACTAAATAGGTTGATTGTTGAATGTGCCATCAGTTATATTTTCATTGGGCCAAGAATCTGTAGTAAGAGTAATTTCAGATGGAAAATCAAGAGTTCCATTGGTGGTGGAGCTGTCGAGAAGAGCAAGCGTGACAGCCTGTATATTGACAAACGTGGAAAATTCAGAAGCttcaacaacaagaaaatgtCTAGGAAACGATGTAATCAGAACATTGTActcattttgttgttttaacTATGATGTTATTGCATACACACACGTTCAAAAATGCAGACCATCTTCTTTGTCTAGGTGGTTCTCTAAGGGGGCGAGGATGGAAATATGGATCCGGGTTTGTTGATGGAGTTTTCCCAGTGATGAGCCCCACTGGTCAGAAGATTCTGGACCTTGTACAGAAGGAAGTTGATAAAAGCAGTATTTGGGAAATTCTTGATACACTTCCAGCCTCTCATACCATATGGGATGATATCATCAATGTCGCTGTTCAACTTCGTCTCAATAAACAGTGGGGCTCCATTATCTTGGTGAGAAACTAGTATTCCCCATCATGTTGAATTTGATTACTATCTAATATTGCACTTTGCAATTTGTCATATTTAGAATGATCAAAAGTCTCTGATATTTTGATAAACTTGATATTTCTGAGTGTAATGTTGTAATCATCTGTCCAGATATGTGAGTGGATATTGTACAAGAGCTCCTTCAAGCCAGATGTCATCTGCTACAATTTGCTGCTAGATGCTTATGGGCAGAAATCGCAACATAAAGCGGCAGAATCAACATATTTAGAACTTCTTGAAGCTCGATGCATCCCCACTGAAGACACTTATGCCCTTCTTCTGAGGGCCTACTGCAAGTCTGGATTGCTAGATAAGGCTGAAGCCGTCTTTGGTGAAATGAGAAAGTATGGTCTTCCTCCAAGTATGTGTCTGTTCCAATTTCTAGCTGCTtataagaaaggaaaaagttaATCTAAGGAGCTTGagaaattaaataatcaaTATTGTGGATCATTATCATCGTAATCATGTATATAAACGTTCTTTTAGCTTCTAATAACTGCTTCTGCTGTGAAATACTTTTCAATGTTGCTTGGTAAATCTTGTTTGaatctcaaaattcaaaaaccttGGCCCCAGCTTGTTAGTTTATCAGATATGACTGATTGCATTTCCTTCAAACTAAGTACAATGTGAATTCATGCAGAAAGATCCTAATTTTACTCAGGTGCAATCGTGTTCGATGCTTATATTAATGGGTTAATAAAAGGAGGAAACCCTCAAAAAGCACTAGAGATCTTTCAGAGGATGAAAAGAGATCAATGCCAACCATCTACTGACACATATACGACGTTAATCAATTTATATGGAAAGGTGAGCCGTATTgcattttagtactttctgcAAGCTTGAAGTCCTCTGCTTTTCTAATGATCGTCTACTGATATAGTTCACTGCTTCAGATTACTAACAAGCAAATGTTCTATTTCTTGCTTGCttattaaacaatacaacaaaatgTTCCTCAAAATTTAAGATCTGTGCAGGAAAGAAAATCCCACATGGCCTTAAAGCTGTTTCACGAAATGAGAAGTCAGAAATGTAAACCCAACATATGCACGTATACTGCTTTGGTAAATGCATTTGCTAGGGAAGGACTTTGTGAGAAAGCAGAAGAAATATTTGAGCAGATGCAAGAAGCAGGACACGAGCCTGACGTTTATGCTTATAATGCACTTATGGAAGCTTACAGGTTAATATCTACTGAATTTGGTGGTTTAATGTTCCACGAATATGCAATCATTTCAGAACATATTACTACACCTCCTTGAGAAGCAACTTCAAACAATATGTCCAAGTTGTTTCAATATACACCCAAACTTCTGTATGATTTTTCTCCCTACAGTCGTGCAGGGTTTCCTTATGGGGCTGCagaaattttctctctcatgcaGCACATGGGATGTGAACCCGATAGAGCTTCATATAATATCATGGTAGATGCATATGGGAGAGCTGGTCTTCATGAAGGTAAATATTAACATTCAGACTTCAAGGCACCTTTGTGATTGCAAATGAAACTATTATGGATAAGTCTGTTCTGTTCAGTGCTATTATGCTCTTATGATAGAAATAACTTTATCATCATTGTCTTCTATTATATTTCTCGTTCCATGCATAATTCTATAACCATTGCAGCATTCTAAATTCTAACCATCTTCATTTATAATAACCGTTCTCTGTATGCATTTCAGATGCAGAAGTTGCATTTGAAGAGATGAAGCGATTAGGAATAACCCCAACAGTGAAATCCCATATGCTGCTTTTATCTGCCTACTCCAAAGCTGGCAATGTAACAAAATGTGAGGACATTGTGAACCAGATGCAAAAGTCTGGGCTGGAGCTAGACACCTTTGTCATTAACAGTATGTTAAACCTCTATGGCCGGTTAGGTCAGTTAAAAAAGATGGAGGAAGTTTTGACTGCAATGGAAAAAGGACCATATGCAGCTGATATCAGTACATACAACATCTTGATTAACATTTATGGACGGGCAGGGTTTTTCGAGAAGATGGAAGAGCTCTTTCAATCACTTCCAACCAAAAACTTAAAACCTGATGTTGTGACTTGGACTTCTCGTCTTGGAGCATACTCTAGAAAGAAACTATACAAAAGATGCTTGGAAATTTTTGAAGAAATGATTGATGCTGGTTGCTACCCAGATGGGGGAACTGCCAAAGTACTTCTTGGAGCATGTTCAAGTGAAGATCAAACCGAGCAGGTTAGTACTGTTATTAGAACAATGCACAAGGATATCGGGACTGTTTTACCTATCTGATGGatggattttattaattttgatcaTAAAGATAGATATTCTATATATATGCAGCAAACGAGTTTCCCCACTTGAATTTATTCAGGACAAATATTTTGGATTACGTTATGGTCATCCGTGTATAGTTATATTAAATTGCAAGAAGTTTGTCATCTTTTTCATATTAGGAGTTGAAAGGCCGTCTTGCATTATGCCCTTGATTTGCAAGTTGCTAAGTTCTAACAGAGGAGGATCTAAATTTATCTGAAGTATTGGAACTTGTAGTGAAATGATCCAGATTTGCAAGTGAACCCCTCCCTCttaggttttctttctttctcacaaACATCACAAACTGATTCTTCTGATGCCTCATGCTCTACAAATTAATACAGAAGGGAATGGGGATGCAAGTGACTTAAGTGTTTTACCTTCTGTGGTAGGTGAAAGTATTTTAACCCTTTGTTTCAAATGAAAAGGTAGGGCTGCTTGTGCTGGATAACAAAGCACAATGGATGTGAAGGTCAA belongs to Prunus persica cultivar Lovell chromosome G4, Prunus_persica_NCBIv2, whole genome shotgun sequence and includes:
- the LOC18778950 gene encoding pentatricopeptide repeat-containing protein At2g35130; translated protein: MLIVECAISYIFIGPRICSKSNFRWKIKSSIGGGAVEKSKRDSLYIDKRGKFRSFNNKKMSRKRCGSLRGRGWKYGSGFVDGVFPVMSPTGQKILDLVQKEVDKSSIWEILDTLPASHTIWDDIINVAVQLRLNKQWGSIILICEWILYKSSFKPDVICYNLLLDAYGQKSQHKAAESTYLELLEARCIPTEDTYALLLRAYCKSGLLDKAEAVFGEMRKYGLPPSAIVFDAYINGLIKGGNPQKALEIFQRMKRDQCQPSTDTYTTLINLYGKERKSHMALKLFHEMRSQKCKPNICTYTALVNAFAREGLCEKAEEIFEQMQEAGHEPDVYAYNALMEAYSRAGFPYGAAEIFSLMQHMGCEPDRASYNIMVDAYGRAGLHEDAEVAFEEMKRLGITPTVKSHMLLLSAYSKAGNVTKCEDIVNQMQKSGLELDTFVINSMLNLYGRLGQLKKMEEVLTAMEKGPYAADISTYNILINIYGRAGFFEKMEELFQSLPTKNLKPDVVTWTSRLGAYSRKKLYKRCLEIFEEMIDAGCYPDGGTAKVLLGACSSEDQTEQVSTVIRTMHKDIGTVLPI